The Denticeps clupeoides chromosome 5, fDenClu1.1, whole genome shotgun sequence genome includes a region encoding these proteins:
- the LOC114791353 gene encoding P2Y purinoceptor 8-like has protein sequence MNMTLNQPLDNATLEGLVSPLTTTALPILYLLVFVVSVPCNLLSVILLGFYTKRKTSTVIFAINLSIADLLYSAFLPFQVSYHFSGNDWHFGPGLCGISTVAFYCNMQCSILLTCAIALERYFGVVHAVRSRHWHSPTKALLVCLLIWTLVLIVQTPMMCRDLTIHVDQLSITTCFDVIPRNLFGGRNLTYFYFAALLLLFYATPLAIFLWCYCAVSRGLRQSLEDAGDRLSRKHTLLMVRVAMLCFVMCYLPNVILQALHMVYRMRGKSLYTYYKFSLGINSLNCCFDPFVYYLASRDFRQTVWKVLRPSQCCATGETEEPYSSNQSERACMAHVMHHNSD, from the exons ATGAACATGACCCTCAACCAGCCCTTGGATAACGCAACTCTGGAGGGTTTAGTCAGTCCCCTTACGACCACAGCGCTGCCAATCCTGTACCTGCTGGTGTTTGTGGTCAGCGTCCCCTGCAACCTGCTCTCGGTCATTCTTCTCGGCTTTTACACCAAGCGCAAAACATCTACAGTCATCTTTGCCATAAACCTCTCCATCGCTGACCTTCTCTACAGCGCCTTTCTACCTTTCCAG GTGTCCTATCATTTCTCTGGGAACGACTGGCACTTCGGACCGGGGCTCTGCGGCATCTCCACCGTGGCGTTCTACTGTAACATGCAGTGCTCCATCCTCCTCACATGCGCCATTGCTCTGGAGCGCTACTTCGGGGTGGTGCATGCCGTGAGAAGCAGACACTGGCACAGCCCAACCAAGGCACTGCTGGTCTGCCTGCTGATATGGACACTGGTGCTCATCGTGCAGACCCCGATGATGTGCCGTGACCTCACCATACACGTGGACCAGCTCAGCATCACCACCTGCTTTGACGTGATCCCCAGAAACCTATTCGGAGGCCGAAATTTGACATACTTCTACTTTGCTGCCCTGCTTCTCCTCTTCTACGCCACCCCATTGGCCATTTTCCTGTGGTGCTACTGTGCCGTGTCGCGGGGGCTCAGGCAGTCGCTAGAGGACGCTGGAGACCGTCTCTCACGGAAGCACACCCTGCTCATGGTCCGGGTTGCCATGCTGTGCTTCGTCATGTGCTACCTACCCAACGTGATCTTGCAGGCTTTGCACATGGTGTACCGCATGCGGGGCAAAAGTCTGTACACCTACTACAAGTTCTCGCTGGGCATCAACAGTCTGAACTGCTGCTTTGACCCCTTCGTCTACTACCTGGCCTCGCGGGATTTCAGACAGACAGTCTGGAAGGTGCTCCGCCCGTCGCAGTGCTGTGCGACTGGCGAGACGGAGGAGCCTTATTCTTCCAACCAATCAGAGCGGGCCTGCATGGCACACGTGATGCACCACAACAGTGACTGA
- the LOC114791354 gene encoding chromosome alignment-maintaining phosphoprotein 1-like: MSSIRQGSKCGPIGGDMDVISHLQCTFCLFHCKTNGTLQIHMGTHHPLHCEEMPVGRLGKAIFYQRTARLFHCQVCFYTARTFARVFDHLVASHCFTGGKASRGDAESDGDVKEELSDSGDSKDGLEAEKVKGQSTEPGEEVKGLEDPGLDGKGKEEAPEGRGALKRKRGSGSGSEEEEADEGEEEVAPSGGDTRGAAEVEEAKVLAEFVERQRGRYYCKLCRWRTKLKGIMLHHVSMKHEVPKPHSCPECSKNFLLKSIMLSHVALQHRRGLYLCPYCSFRSNVLRGLRRHLNHCSSKQEGEDVKQQEASGEPRAAQM, from the exons ATGTCCTCCATTCGGCAGGGAAGCAAATG CGGACCTATTGGCGGTGACATGGACGTGATCAGCCATTTGCAGTGCACCTTCTGCTTATTCCACTGCAAGACCAATGGCACCCTGCAGATTCACATGGGCACCCACCACCCACTGCACTGCGAGGAAATGCCCGTGGGCCGCCTGGGCAAGGCCATCTTCTACCAGCGCACCGCCAGGCTCTTCCACTGTCAGGTTTGCTTCTACACTGCCAGGACTTTTGCCAGGGTGTTTGACCACCTGGTGGCATCTCACTGCTTCACCGGGGGCAAGGCCTCGCGCGGGGATGCCGAGAGCGATGGCGACGTCAAAGAGGAGCTGAGTGACAGCGGTGACAGTAAGGACGGGTTGGAGGCAGAAAAGGTCAAAGGCCAGTCTACTGAGCCGGGGGAGGAAGTGAAAGGTCTGGAAGACCCTGGGCTTGATGGGAAAGGGAAGGAAGAAGCGCCTGAGGGTAGAGGCGCGCTGAAGCGAAAGCGCGGATCCGGGTCCGGCAGCGAGGAAGAAGAGGCGGACGAGGGCGAAGAAGAGGTGGCGCCGTCTGGCGGCGACACGCGGGGTGCTGCTGAGGTGGAAGAGGCCAAGGTGCTGGCCGAGTTCGTCGAGCGCCAGCGCGGCCGCTACTACTGCAAGCTCTGCCGATGGCGGACCAAGCTGAAGGGCATAATGCTGCACCATGTCAGCATGAAGCACGAGGTCCCCAAACCCCACAGCTGCCCCGAGTGCAGCAAGAACTTCCTGCTGAAGAGCATCATGCTCAGCCACGTTGCCCTTCAGCACAGGCGGGGTCTCTACCTCTGCCCGTACTGCAGCTTTAGGTCCAACGTCCTCCGAGGCCTCAGACGACATCTAAACCACTGCAGCTCTAAGCAGGAAGGTGAAGACGTGAAGCAGCAGGAGGCGTCGGGGGAGCCCAGAGCCGCTCAAATGTAG
- the LOC114790223 gene encoding putative defense protein 3 isoform X2 has product MSCLRSFVVPALLCGLGRVLHAYPGGAPAGACGSMAPQHGANPQASASPYVVAANASTFRHGEKIKVYVTSTETYRGILLQARNPNTSAIVGSWTSPPATTKAISCDSGKANAVTHGSAVDRRAADFVYTWQAPSSGAPDVVQFQATLVKTEYVFWTSIKSPMLKLDPTVVVIDTTGTGEPLSCSVFVMVAAACLGVVWHV; this is encoded by the exons ATGTCCTGCCTGCGGTCCTTCGTCGTGCCGGCGCTGCTGTGCGGCCTCGGCCGGGTCCTGCACGCCTATCCCGGCGGGGCCCCGGCGGGTGCGTGCGGGTCCATGGCGCCGCAGCACGGCGCCAACCCCCAGGCGTCCGCCTCCCCCTACGTCGTCGCGGCCAACGCGTCCACGTTCCGCCACGGGGAGAAGATCAAGG TGTACGTTACATCGACCGAGACGTACCGTGGAATCCTGCTGCAGGCGCGCAACCCCAACACGTCGGCCATCGTGGGAAGCTGGACGAGCCCCCCCGCCACGACCAAGGCCATCAGC TGCGACTCGGGAAAGGCCAACGCCGTGACCCACGGCTCGGCCGTGGACAGGAGGGCCGCGGACTTCGTGTACACTTGGCAGGCACCTTCTTCGGGAGCCCCGGACGTGGTGCAGTTCCA GGCAACGCTGGTGAAAACTGAGTACGTATTCTGGACCAGCATAAAATCTCCCATGCTGAAGCTAG aTCCAACAGTGGTAGTTATAGACACGACAGGGACCGGTGAGCCGCTGTCCTGCTCTGTGTTCGTCATGGTGGCTGCAGCGTGTCTCGGCGTCGTCTGGCATGTTTGA
- the LOC114790223 gene encoding uncharacterized protein LOC114790223 isoform X1, translating to MCGTRAGQPAIQLHLPGHTQPHLMLAGQHHAGGSRSEWRCPACGPSSCRRCCAASAGSCTPIPAGPRRVRAGPWRRSTAPTPRRPPPPTSSRPTRPRSATGRRSRVRPGRLSRCGPWACSRQSPLSFSSSVRYIDRDVPWNPAAGAQPQHVGHRGKLDEPPRHDQGHQRKYRVRGRSRGARTVSPLLSVSRPQCDSGKANAVTHGSAVDRRAADFVYTWQAPSSGAPDVVQFQATLVKTEYVFWTSIKSPMLKLDPTVVVIDTTGTGEPLSCSVFVMVAAACLGVVWHV from the exons ATGTGCGGAACCCGAGCAGGGCAGCCGGCTATTCAGTTACACCTCCCTGGCCACACCCAGCCCCACCTGATGCTGGCGGGACAGCATCACGCGGGAGGGAGCAGATCGGAGTGGAGATGTCCTGCCTGCGGTCCTTCGTCGTGCCGGCGCTGCTGTGCGGCCTCGGCCGGGTCCTGCACGCCTATCCCGGCGGGGCCCCGGCGGGTGCGTGCGGGTCCATGGCGCCGCAGCACGGCGCCAACCCCCAGGCGTCCGCCTCCCCCTACGTCGTCGCGGCCAACGCGTCCACGTTCCGCCACGGGGAGAAGATCAAGGGTGagacccgggcgcctgtcgcgGTGCGGGCCGTGGGCGTGTTCGCGCCAGTCACCTCTGTCCTTTTCTTCAAGTGTACGTTACATCGACCGAGACGTACCGTGGAATCCTGCTGCAGGCGCGCAACCCCAACACGTCGGCCATCGTGGGAAGCTGGACGAGCCCCCCCGCCACGACCAAGGCCATCAGCGTAAATATCGGGTGCGTGGACGGAGCCGCGGGGCGCGCACCGTGTCACCGCTGCTCTCTGTGTCTCGTCCACAGTGCGACTCGGGAAAGGCCAACGCCGTGACCCACGGCTCGGCCGTGGACAGGAGGGCCGCGGACTTCGTGTACACTTGGCAGGCACCTTCTTCGGGAGCCCCGGACGTGGTGCAGTTCCA GGCAACGCTGGTGAAAACTGAGTACGTATTCTGGACCAGCATAAAATCTCCCATGCTGAAGCTAG aTCCAACAGTGGTAGTTATAGACACGACAGGGACCGGTGAGCCGCTGTCCTGCTCTGTGTTCGTCATGGTGGCTGCAGCGTGTCTCGGCGTCGTCTGGCATGTTTGA